One genomic segment of Streptomyces liangshanensis includes these proteins:
- a CDS encoding sigma-70 family RNA polymerase sigma factor — MGEQEGEDISRGVEAMYRDKGEDLLRVARKLLTEKGISASRLSAEDLVQDALAVLLVNVGEKRLKVEKLDGYVYVVMRNKVRDEARRRGTADPVDLTAYQVESRMRPLHVSEVTEDVDARLDVRAALDGLSPQQRRLVMLAKGFEYTHAELAELTSLSTGTVSRHVSRAVQVLTGTLGTVLTALGVAFSPTLASGVVRELVDAASDGGSLDAVSPGDFVSIATILLAAATAFILRNVVPPRRRRVLREEQVRREATLVSSELERELGRRPTVAEISEALDVPEEWVLGALDPLEEPGVPLSPRPQGGYGTR, encoded by the coding sequence GTGGGTGAACAGGAGGGCGAGGACATCTCCCGGGGCGTGGAGGCCATGTACCGGGACAAGGGCGAGGATCTGTTGCGCGTGGCGCGCAAGCTCCTTACGGAGAAGGGGATCTCGGCGAGCAGGCTCAGTGCCGAGGATCTGGTGCAGGACGCGCTCGCGGTCCTGCTGGTCAATGTCGGCGAGAAGAGGCTGAAGGTCGAGAAGCTCGACGGATACGTCTATGTGGTCATGCGCAACAAGGTCAGGGACGAGGCCCGGCGACGCGGTACGGCCGACCCGGTGGACCTGACGGCCTATCAGGTCGAGAGCCGGATGCGTCCGTTGCACGTCTCCGAGGTGACCGAGGACGTGGACGCCCGGCTCGACGTGCGGGCCGCCCTCGACGGACTGTCGCCGCAGCAGAGGCGGCTGGTCATGCTGGCCAAGGGCTTCGAGTACACGCACGCCGAACTCGCCGAGCTCACCAGCCTGAGCACCGGGACCGTGTCGCGCCACGTGTCCCGGGCGGTTCAGGTCCTCACCGGCACCCTCGGCACCGTACTGACCGCGCTCGGCGTCGCGTTCTCCCCCACGCTCGCCAGCGGTGTCGTGCGGGAACTCGTCGATGCCGCCAGTGACGGCGGTTCCCTGGACGCGGTGTCACCCGGGGACTTCGTGAGCATCGCGACGATCCTCCTGGCGGCGGCCACCGCGTTCATCCTGAGAAACGTCGTTCCGCCTCGGCGCCGGCGGGTGTTGCGCGAGGAACAGGTCCGCAGGGAGGCGACGCTCGTTTCGAGTGAGCTGGAGAGGGAGCTGGGACGGCGTCCCACCGTCGCCGAGATCTCGGAGGCGCTGGACGTTCCCGAGGAGTGGGTCCTCGGGGCTCTCGACCCCCTTGAGGAACCCGGGGTGCCGCTCTCTCCGCGCCCGCAGGGCGGTTACGGCACCCGTTAG
- a CDS encoding DUF5707 domain-containing protein — MPRRTVLSLAAAVVVLGGGGAVALAYAGESAPSLAHSTARYAAPDGARDGSLTFTTEVSPSSGLKGVKVLAWPAKSSFAEKGLTTKDMASAESATCTSLDEDTVRCTYTTAVTSADAETSPRGAWHVAVLVTAKDGATTLDTKAAGFTIG; from the coding sequence ATGCCCCGTCGTACCGTTCTGTCGCTGGCCGCCGCCGTCGTGGTTCTCGGAGGGGGCGGGGCCGTCGCGCTCGCCTACGCGGGGGAGTCGGCGCCTTCACTCGCCCACAGCACGGCCCGGTACGCCGCCCCCGACGGCGCGCGTGACGGGTCCCTGACCTTCACCACCGAGGTCTCCCCGTCCTCCGGACTCAAGGGCGTGAAGGTCCTGGCCTGGCCGGCGAAGTCGTCCTTCGCGGAGAAGGGGCTGACCACCAAGGACATGGCTTCCGCCGAGTCGGCCACGTGCACGTCTCTGGACGAGGACACCGTGCGCTGCACGTACACGACGGCGGTCACCAGCGCCGACGCGGAGACGTCGCCGCGCGGTGCCTGGCACGTCGCCGTTCTGGTCACCGCCAAGGACGGGGCCACGACGCTGGACACGAAGGCGGCCGGCTTCACCATCGGGTGA